In the genome of Xanthomonas hortorum pv. pelargonii, the window GTTGGTCGCCGTCATTGGGCACCAGCAGTAGGCTGGCCTGATCGCCAAGCAGTTCGCGCAGCAGGTCCTCGTCCAGCAGCTGGCGATCGCGCAGCAACAGCATGATGGCCAGGTTGGATGCCCCCGCCACTGTCTCCAGCAGTTCGGCCAGGCGGGCAGCATCGAGCCCCGCTGCGCCGATCCCGAGAACGAACAAGGGCGCCTGCGCCGGAGCATCGGGCAGCGCGTCTTCCTGGGCAGCAGGGTTGTTGGTCATAACAGACATCACATCGTCGGTGCGGGACGGAACCATCCTCGCTGATCATGAGGTAAAGCAAGGTAGACATCTACGCGCGCGTGCATATGTCCCTGAACGTTGAAGAGATCGCTCTTTGAAGCGCTTGCTTACGCGCGTTATTAACGCGGGGTGCGCGCACGATGCCGGCGTGCGTCGTCAGACCGCATTTTAGTTCCGGAGTTTTTATGTCCAACACAGCGCTGCACGGCCGCCGCATTCTTGTGGTCGAGGACGATTATCTGCTCGCCCAATCACTCAACGACTTGCTGATCGAAGCCGGTGTCCGCGTGGTCGGACCGGTGGGCAATGTATCCGACGCGCTTTCGCTGGTGACTTCAGGCGAGGAGATCGATGGTGCGTTGCTCGACGTCAATGTGCGAGGGCAGCCGGTGTTTCCCGTGGCCGATGCATTGCTGGAGCGCGGGGTCCCGTTCTCGTTCTGTTCCGGTTATGACCGCTACACGCTGCCGGCGCGCTTTGCGCATCTGTCGTACTGCATGAAGCCGTACAACCCGCGCGCGATCACCACGTTGCTGAGCGACCAGGCTCAACCGGCCGAGCATTATTGATCATCATCTGATCGGATCTCACCGACAACCCGTCACCGATCGGAAGTGTCGGCCTGGGTGTCTTTTATCTGCTGCCGGGCGCGCTCTTCTTCGCCGAGCTGATTGAGCAGCTCCACCGCTGACTGGTGCGCGCTGCGCAAGGTCTCCAGTGGCTTGGAGGCCTCGTTGCGCAAGGCATACAGCGCAAATCCCATCACGTTGAGGCGGTTGCGCAATTGGTGCAGCAGCTCACGCCGCTGTCCATCGGATGCATCGGCCACTACGCGTCCTTGTCGCTGAGCCGGTTGTGCAGGGTACGCACACTGATGCCCAACTCGCGTGCGGCGGCCTTCTTGTTGAAGCGGGTGCGTGCCAATGCTGCCTCGATCATCGCGTCCTCGGCCTGGCGCATGGTCCAGCCTGCGGGAATCAACAATCCGTTCTCGTCGGCCTGCGGCACGGTCTGCTCCACATCCGGCGCACTCAACAGGTCGCCATCGGAGCGTAGATACAGATAGCGGATGAACGAACGCAGCTCGCGCACGTTGCCCGGCCACGTGTGGTACGCCAGATAGCGCAGCAATGACTTGGTCGGCAACTTGCGCGTGCCGTATTTGACATTGAGTTCGTCGATCACACGCAAGCCCAACAACCGCGCATCGCCCCGCCGTTCGCGCAGTGGCGGCACCTGGATCGGATATTCGTTGAGCCGGTAGAACAGATCTTCGCGCAGCACCGCTTGCTCGCGCTGCACATGCTGGTGGGTGGCAGCAACCACGCGCGCATCGAGCGGGATCTCTTCGTTGCCGCCCACGCGCATGAAGCTGCGCGATTCGATCGCCCGCAGCAGATACACCTGCAGACGCTTGGGCATTTCGCCGATTTCATCCAGAAACAGCGTGCCGTCGGCAGCCTGCTCCAGAAATCCGGCATGGCGACGATCGGCGCCGGTGAAGCTGCCGCGCTCGTGACCGAACAGCTGACTTGCCAGCAGCTCTTCCGGGATTGCGCCGCAGTTGACCGGCACAAAGCGACCGCGACGACCGGAGACACGATGGATGGCCCGCGCGACCAGGTCCTTGCCGGTACCGGTCTCGCCGGTCACCAGCACGTTCAAGTCGGTTGGCGCCACACGCACGATGTCCTTGCGCAACAGCACGATGCTGTCGCTGTTGCCGACGATGCCCAGGTTGCCCTGCTGCGCTTCACGCAGACCGCCGAGCACACGCTCCAGGCGTTCCGGCGCGAATGGCTTGGTCAGGAACTCGCTGACCCCGAACTGCCGTGCGCGGCCCTGGGTTTCATGGGCGTAATCGCCCGACACCACCACGATCTGTGGCGAGTGATCCGGGTCGAGCCGTTCGATGAGATCGAAACCGCTGCCGTCGGGCAGGCCAACGTCCACGACCAACAGGTCGGGGAAATTGCTGTCCAGCCAACGGCTGGCTTCGCCAAGGGTGTGCATGCCCTTGGCCCGGAAGCCGCTATCGGTGGCTAACTCCACCACCTGATCGCAGAACTCCACGTCGTCGTCGATGATGGCGCAGGAAAGACGGTCCATGGGCGCTTCTGTCCGCAAAGTGCTGATACATGTTCAGTTGAGAATTGTGACGACGACGCGAAAGAAGCGCCGCTCACCACGTCGAATGGCACACCGGTGTCATCACCATCAGGGCCGAGCGTAGCTCTTTCCCCAATGTCGAGCCCGCCGTGCCGATTTTGACCGAAGTACGCATGGCAAATCCTGGTTACGCCAGTGCCAAGCGTCACGGTTGGGCTCGGTCGCCGCAGCGCGAATGCCAAAACGCCACGAAGTGCAAGGTTTTGCGATGGCTGCCACGCCAGTCCGAGGCGGATGCCATCATTGATGAGCCACTGGATCAGCTCGCTTGCGCTGTTACATCGCGATCTAGGTGTCAGCTGGTGCTGACCTGGGCCAGCGCCATGCGAGGCGTTGGGCGAACCGTTCCAGCAGGGCCGGTCGGGTTCGATGTGCTATCCACAGCCTACGCACTCATCGTGGAGAGCGTGTGTACAGATCGCTCAACCCCGCGCCCTTTGGGGCTGTTGAAACTAAAAGCGCCCGCAACTGCGGGCGCCTTCATCGGTATCGCATCGCGGAGGACTCAGCGTTTTTCCGACCCATCCGGGCGTTCGTAGTCATGCTCCGGGTCCGCCTTGTTGACGTCGCGGTCTTCGTCGGGCATGTCGTGCACTTTCCGTTCGGCATTTTCGTTGCGCTGCTCTTGTGGCGTGAACGGCTTGCTCTGATCATCGTCCGGACCCCACGGCTTCTTGGGTTCGCTAGCCATCGCGGTTCTCCTGCCTGATTGTCGTGTCACCACGCTAGGCAGACGGGCATTCCAAGCTGGTGAACAAACCTGCGTCACCGTGTGAAGTGATTGCGCAGATGGCCCCGCCGAGAACGCCAAGTACGCGTGATCCAAACATGCTCAGCCACCGGTTTGCGAATGCGGTGCCGCCACCGGTTTGGACTGCGGCGAATCCTTCTGCCGTAGCCAGATGGTCAACACCACCAGCGCGAACACCGCCAGGAATTCGCTCTGCCAGTTCTGCATCGATTCGAACCAGAACCCGGCGTCGGTGAAATGGTCGAGGATGCTGATCGGCGGCAACCCCTTTTGTATGCGCTCCAGCAACGCAAGCCGCCAGCTGCCAAGCAGATGCAGGACAAAACTCATCAGGAACAGTGCACCAAATGCCAGCGCCAACGAGTGCTCATACACGCGCAGCCACAGCCCACCGGCACGCACCGGCCACGGCGTCTGGCCCGGCTTGATCTCGGCGCTTTCTTCAGCAGGATCGAGCGGACGCGACTCGGCCGAGCCCACCTGGCGCAGCTTGACGGTCAGCAGCACATACATGCCCATTTGCAGGAACTCGCTCTCCCAGTTCTCGAACAGGGCCGAGACAAAATGCGGACTGTGCAGATACGCGGCCAGCAGCAGCGTTGGCTGGCCCTGCTCCGTCAACTCCGCGTTGTAGGCATGCAGGCCGGCATAGATCTGGCAGCCGATGAAGAGCAGCGTCAGCGCAAGCAGACACAACGACAACCCATTGCGACGAAAGAACATGCGTAACTCCTGACGATGCGCGCAGTATCGAGCGTGATCGGCAAAAGCGCATGAAGCCTGCGCGCACTGCCCGCCGCGAGGTCGGCTGGCGTGCTTGCTGACAACGTGAACGCGCCGCGCGCAGCACACATGCCGGCGACATCGTCTAGCCCGGACGTTTACGTCTGCATGACCACACTGACACTCATCTTGTAGTGATCCACACCGTCAGGAGGCCCCCATGCCCGTCCCCAATTACCCACGCCCGCCGTTCAAGCCGCAGCAGCAGGGCTTCCCCGGCCGGACCGAGAAGATGGATCCACGCCCGGACCATGGCGAAGATAGCTACGTCGGTCATGGGCAGCTGACAGGCAAGCGCGCGCTGATCACCGGTGGCGACAGTGGCATTGGCGCTGCGGTGGCGATTGCCTATGCACGCGAAGGCGCCGACGTGGCCATCGCGTATCTGCCCGATGAGCAGGAAGACGCGGCCAGGATCGGTGCGCTGATCGAAAAGGCCGGCGTCAAAGCGCTACTGGTCGGTTGCGATATCAGCGACCCGCACCAGGCTGCAGCATTGATCGAACAGGTCAACAGCGCCTTCGGCGGACTGGACATTCTGGTCAACAACGCCGGCTACCAGAAGTATTTCGAGAATTTCGAAGACATTACGCTGGACGAATGGCGCAAGACCTTCGACACCAATGTGCATGCGGTGTTTCATCTGGTGCAGCTGTCGGTGCCGTTGATGAAGGACGGTGGCTCCATCATCAATACCGCCTCGGTGCAGTCCAAGAAACCGACGCCGAATATTCTTCCCTATGCCGCCACCAAGGGCGCGTTGGCCAACCTCACCATTGGTCTGGCCGGCGTGCTGGCCGACAAGCACATTCGCGTCAATGCGGTGCTGCCCGGCCCGATCTGGACACCGTTCATTCCGGCAGGCATGGACGAAGACTCGGTGGAAAACTTCGGCAGCCAAACCCCGATGGGGCGGCCCGGCCAACCGGTCGAGCTGGCATCGGCCTACGTGATGCTCGCGGCCGACACTGCCAGCTACACCTCCGGCACGTTGCTGACCATTGCCGGTGGCGCCGTCACTCTGTAGGCCGCTCTACGTTGTCACCAAACCCGCGTTGCTCTCGCAGCAACGCGGGTTTTTTTGTGTGCAGCAGCGTGCCGCATGTGCATTTCAGATTCGATCAAAGGCTTGGTTGGCCGAGCGCGCGGTGCCCTTGCCGCTCACGGGACACGCCGTGAATCCGTCCGTGGAGGCTCAGTAGCGGCATCCATGCCGCCACATGGTCCCGCAAGCGGCAAGGACACCGCACCAGGAAGTTTGCAGGTTGCTTTGTTGAAAGCTGTCTGTTGACGGCCTTGCGTTGCGAAGCTGATCGAATGCGCCTCCGTTATCCGAACAACGCACGTAATGCACTGCTTGCAACCACGCACACCGACCATCTTCGATGGTCCTTGCCCGCCCACCATCGCGGGACCTTACGCGGCATGGATGCCGCGTAAGAGCCTACATGGACTTACTTGCGGCGTGTCCTGCGATGGTGGGCGGGCAAGGACCCTGCAGCAAACTCACAGCATCAAGAGCGCAGCGAGGACATCGCACCAGACAGGTCGCTGGCTGCTTTGTTAAAAACCATGCGTACCGATCAACTCGACTGGCCCTTGCCCGCCCACCGTCGCGGGACCTTACGCGGCATGGATGCCGCGTAAGAGCCTACATGGACGTACTTGCGGCGTGTCCTTCGATGGTGGGCGGGCAAGGACCCTGCAGCCAAACCGCAGATCAGCCGCTCTTCACTGAAGACCCAACTCCCAAGCTCAGCAATAAATCGCCGGGAAATAGTTTTGCCAGCCACTCCTGGCACTCAGTGTGCGCGACTAAAAACACACAGCGCCGGTGAGTAAATAGTCAACGCCTCACTCGCGTGGCACACACCTATCCCTGCGCCTGTTCTCACGTTCTGCCACCTACCGTAGATCGTGTTGGACAGTGATGCATTTAGCCCTCTGCTCGCCCAGACCTGGCTGCCGCCCAATGCGTGGCTGCTCATTAGCACGCTGCCGGCGCGATGACATCACCCAACACGCAGGCAAACGTGCGCGGTGGTGATCCGCGTCCTGGGTAAGCCGGCGCCTCAGCGCCCTCCACAAGGCAGGCAATCAATGAGAATTTTGGTCACCGGCGGCACCGGTTATATCGGCTCACATACCTGTGTGGAACTGGCGCGACGTGGGCACGACGTGTGCATTATCGATAATTTGAGCAATTCATCCGAGCGCGTGCTCGACCATCTGCAGTATCTGATGGGAGCTCGACCGGAGTTTCACCGCATGGATGTGCGCGCACCAGAGCTCGCTGAGTTGCTGAGCAGCAAGCGCATCGATGCCGTGCTGCATTTTGCCGCACTCAAGGCCGTTGGCGAA includes:
- a CDS encoding response regulator — encoded protein: MSNTALHGRRILVVEDDYLLAQSLNDLLIEAGVRVVGPVGNVSDALSLVTSGEEIDGALLDVNVRGQPVFPVADALLERGVPFSFCSGYDRYTLPARFAHLSYCMKPYNPRAITTLLSDQAQPAEHY
- a CDS encoding sigma-54-dependent transcriptional regulator; this translates as MDRLSCAIIDDDVEFCDQVVELATDSGFRAKGMHTLGEASRWLDSNFPDLLVVDVGLPDGSGFDLIERLDPDHSPQIVVVSGDYAHETQGRARQFGVSEFLTKPFAPERLERVLGGLREAQQGNLGIVGNSDSIVLLRKDIVRVAPTDLNVLVTGETGTGKDLVARAIHRVSGRRGRFVPVNCGAIPEELLASQLFGHERGSFTGADRRHAGFLEQAADGTLFLDEIGEMPKRLQVYLLRAIESRSFMRVGGNEEIPLDARVVAATHQHVQREQAVLREDLFYRLNEYPIQVPPLRERRGDARLLGLRVIDELNVKYGTRKLPTKSLLRYLAYHTWPGNVRELRSFIRYLYLRSDGDLLSAPDVEQTVPQADENGLLIPAGWTMRQAEDAMIEAALARTRFNKKAAARELGISVRTLHNRLSDKDA
- a CDS encoding DUF6766 family protein, which encodes MFFRRNGLSLCLLALTLLFIGCQIYAGLHAYNAELTEQGQPTLLLAAYLHSPHFVSALFENWESEFLQMGMYVLLTVKLRQVGSAESRPLDPAEESAEIKPGQTPWPVRAGGLWLRVYEHSLALAFGALFLMSFVLHLLGSWRLALLERIQKGLPPISILDHFTDAGFWFESMQNWQSEFLAVFALVVLTIWLRQKDSPQSKPVAAPHSQTGG
- a CDS encoding glucose 1-dehydrogenase, which gives rise to MPVPNYPRPPFKPQQQGFPGRTEKMDPRPDHGEDSYVGHGQLTGKRALITGGDSGIGAAVAIAYAREGADVAIAYLPDEQEDAARIGALIEKAGVKALLVGCDISDPHQAAALIEQVNSAFGGLDILVNNAGYQKYFENFEDITLDEWRKTFDTNVHAVFHLVQLSVPLMKDGGSIINTASVQSKKPTPNILPYAATKGALANLTIGLAGVLADKHIRVNAVLPGPIWTPFIPAGMDEDSVENFGSQTPMGRPGQPVELASAYVMLAADTASYTSGTLLTIAGGAVTL